A DNA window from Vigna angularis cultivar LongXiaoDou No.4 chromosome 1, ASM1680809v1, whole genome shotgun sequence contains the following coding sequences:
- the LOC108323876 gene encoding uncharacterized protein LOC108323876 isoform X1 codes for MDGKQDIVCDICGDAGNEEDLAICNKCTDGAEHIYCMRDMLEKVPEGDWWMCEDCKKSECQKSKSQVNLESSSSAELNSKSFHDWKRHTGVSTRSYSSANRHGVQSEAQSLKEDKMSAKSCDNTPLQHKDSSYKTFKDGKAKETKDTTSELQISCNPQDKAKASHAFSDKRCADTLQVDLDRKTKALDTSAGLPNTSTSPKRSPLVRELLSENLGKANVEQSSCVYLEKPKSHSHSGPHLMSGLTGIVDVKFEGHLDEARYLPMKKRKIRDFVSSSALDLNVNLQGGINKVGATDIPESDAVDTSFSGDKVEAHGIGESDLVLDLNTSLWPERATPEVGPCLPVENVDDQPSKDVNVKMPTEENKNDDKVEPHEENLNNNAERSNTDRPESLASPTSDEEHLSLLYWQAVEVLSSKFGL; via the exons CAGGATATAGTTTGTGATATCTGTGGGGATGCAGGAAATGAAGAGGATCTTGCTATTTGTAACAAGTGTACTGATGGGGCAGAGCACAT TTATTGTATGCGTGATATGTTGGAGAAAGTTCCTGAAGGTGATTGGTGGATGTGTGAAGACTGCAAGAAGTCAGAATGCCAAAAATCCAAAAGTCAAGTAAATCTTGAATCTTCAAGTAGTGCAGAATTAAACTCAAAATCTTTCCATGATTGGAAAAGGCACACAGGTGTAAGTACTAGATCTTATTCATCAGCTAACAGGCATGGTGTCCAGTCAGAAGCCCAGTCTTTGAAGGAGGACAAAATGAGTGCCAAATCCTGCGACAACACCCCACTGCAGCATAAGGACTCCTCATACAAAACTTTTAAAGATGGAAAAGCAAAAGAAACCAAAGATACTACTTCTGAGCTCCAAATTTCTTGCAATCCTCAAGACAAAGCTAAAGCTTCTCATGCTTTTAGTGACAAGAGATGTGCTGACACCTTACAAGTTGATTTAGATAGAAAAACAAAGGCTCTTGATACAAGTGCTGGACTCCCTAATACGTCAACATCACCCAAACGATCTCCACTAGTTAGGGAGTTGCTGTCCGAAAACTTGGGGAAGGCAAATGTGGAGCAATCTTCCTGTGTTTATCTGGAAAAACCCAAGTCACATTCTCATTCAG GCCCTCACTTGATGTCCGGATTGACTGGGATTGTGGATGTGAAATTTGAAGGACATCTGGACGAAGCTCGTTATTTGCCAATGAAAAAG CGAAAAATTAGAGATTTTGTGAGCAGTTCAGCATTGGATCTCAATGTGAATCTTCAAGGGGGCATCAACAAGGTTGGAGCAACAGATATTCCTGAATCTGATGCTGTGGATACAAGTTTTTCAGGTGACAAGGTTGAAGCACATGGAATTGGTGAATCTGATCTCGTTCTTGATCTTAATACTTCACTGTGGCCTGAAAGGGCAACCCCGGAAGTTGGCCCCTGTCTGCCTGTTGAGAATGTGGAtgatcaaccaagcaaagatgtgAACGTCAAGATGCCAACAGAAGAGAACAAAAATGATGACAAAGTTGAACCACATGAGGAAAATCTGAACAACAATGCCGAGAGAAGTAATACCGACAGACCTGAATCCCTTGCTTCTCCAACAAGTGATGAGGAACATCTGAGCCTGCTTTATTGGCAAGCTGTGGAAGTTTTATCCTCTAAATTTGGACTTTGA
- the LOC108323876 gene encoding uncharacterized protein LOC108323876 isoform X2, whose protein sequence is MDGKDIVCDICGDAGNEEDLAICNKCTDGAEHIYCMRDMLEKVPEGDWWMCEDCKKSECQKSKSQVNLESSSSAELNSKSFHDWKRHTGVSTRSYSSANRHGVQSEAQSLKEDKMSAKSCDNTPLQHKDSSYKTFKDGKAKETKDTTSELQISCNPQDKAKASHAFSDKRCADTLQVDLDRKTKALDTSAGLPNTSTSPKRSPLVRELLSENLGKANVEQSSCVYLEKPKSHSHSGPHLMSGLTGIVDVKFEGHLDEARYLPMKKRKIRDFVSSSALDLNVNLQGGINKVGATDIPESDAVDTSFSGDKVEAHGIGESDLVLDLNTSLWPERATPEVGPCLPVENVDDQPSKDVNVKMPTEENKNDDKVEPHEENLNNNAERSNTDRPESLASPTSDEEHLSLLYWQAVEVLSSKFGL, encoded by the exons GATATAGTTTGTGATATCTGTGGGGATGCAGGAAATGAAGAGGATCTTGCTATTTGTAACAAGTGTACTGATGGGGCAGAGCACAT TTATTGTATGCGTGATATGTTGGAGAAAGTTCCTGAAGGTGATTGGTGGATGTGTGAAGACTGCAAGAAGTCAGAATGCCAAAAATCCAAAAGTCAAGTAAATCTTGAATCTTCAAGTAGTGCAGAATTAAACTCAAAATCTTTCCATGATTGGAAAAGGCACACAGGTGTAAGTACTAGATCTTATTCATCAGCTAACAGGCATGGTGTCCAGTCAGAAGCCCAGTCTTTGAAGGAGGACAAAATGAGTGCCAAATCCTGCGACAACACCCCACTGCAGCATAAGGACTCCTCATACAAAACTTTTAAAGATGGAAAAGCAAAAGAAACCAAAGATACTACTTCTGAGCTCCAAATTTCTTGCAATCCTCAAGACAAAGCTAAAGCTTCTCATGCTTTTAGTGACAAGAGATGTGCTGACACCTTACAAGTTGATTTAGATAGAAAAACAAAGGCTCTTGATACAAGTGCTGGACTCCCTAATACGTCAACATCACCCAAACGATCTCCACTAGTTAGGGAGTTGCTGTCCGAAAACTTGGGGAAGGCAAATGTGGAGCAATCTTCCTGTGTTTATCTGGAAAAACCCAAGTCACATTCTCATTCAG GCCCTCACTTGATGTCCGGATTGACTGGGATTGTGGATGTGAAATTTGAAGGACATCTGGACGAAGCTCGTTATTTGCCAATGAAAAAG CGAAAAATTAGAGATTTTGTGAGCAGTTCAGCATTGGATCTCAATGTGAATCTTCAAGGGGGCATCAACAAGGTTGGAGCAACAGATATTCCTGAATCTGATGCTGTGGATACAAGTTTTTCAGGTGACAAGGTTGAAGCACATGGAATTGGTGAATCTGATCTCGTTCTTGATCTTAATACTTCACTGTGGCCTGAAAGGGCAACCCCGGAAGTTGGCCCCTGTCTGCCTGTTGAGAATGTGGAtgatcaaccaagcaaagatgtgAACGTCAAGATGCCAACAGAAGAGAACAAAAATGATGACAAAGTTGAACCACATGAGGAAAATCTGAACAACAATGCCGAGAGAAGTAATACCGACAGACCTGAATCCCTTGCTTCTCCAACAAGTGATGAGGAACATCTGAGCCTGCTTTATTGGCAAGCTGTGGAAGTTTTATCCTCTAAATTTGGACTTTGA
- the LOC108323876 gene encoding uncharacterized protein LOC108323876 isoform X3 encodes MRDMLEKVPEGDWWMCEDCKKSECQKSKSQVNLESSSSAELNSKSFHDWKRHTGVSTRSYSSANRHGVQSEAQSLKEDKMSAKSCDNTPLQHKDSSYKTFKDGKAKETKDTTSELQISCNPQDKAKASHAFSDKRCADTLQVDLDRKTKALDTSAGLPNTSTSPKRSPLVRELLSENLGKANVEQSSCVYLEKPKSHSHSGPHLMSGLTGIVDVKFEGHLDEARYLPMKKRKIRDFVSSSALDLNVNLQGGINKVGATDIPESDAVDTSFSGDKVEAHGIGESDLVLDLNTSLWPERATPEVGPCLPVENVDDQPSKDVNVKMPTEENKNDDKVEPHEENLNNNAERSNTDRPESLASPTSDEEHLSLLYWQAVEVLSSKFGL; translated from the exons ATGCGTGATATGTTGGAGAAAGTTCCTGAAGGTGATTGGTGGATGTGTGAAGACTGCAAGAAGTCAGAATGCCAAAAATCCAAAAGTCAAGTAAATCTTGAATCTTCAAGTAGTGCAGAATTAAACTCAAAATCTTTCCATGATTGGAAAAGGCACACAGGTGTAAGTACTAGATCTTATTCATCAGCTAACAGGCATGGTGTCCAGTCAGAAGCCCAGTCTTTGAAGGAGGACAAAATGAGTGCCAAATCCTGCGACAACACCCCACTGCAGCATAAGGACTCCTCATACAAAACTTTTAAAGATGGAAAAGCAAAAGAAACCAAAGATACTACTTCTGAGCTCCAAATTTCTTGCAATCCTCAAGACAAAGCTAAAGCTTCTCATGCTTTTAGTGACAAGAGATGTGCTGACACCTTACAAGTTGATTTAGATAGAAAAACAAAGGCTCTTGATACAAGTGCTGGACTCCCTAATACGTCAACATCACCCAAACGATCTCCACTAGTTAGGGAGTTGCTGTCCGAAAACTTGGGGAAGGCAAATGTGGAGCAATCTTCCTGTGTTTATCTGGAAAAACCCAAGTCACATTCTCATTCAG GCCCTCACTTGATGTCCGGATTGACTGGGATTGTGGATGTGAAATTTGAAGGACATCTGGACGAAGCTCGTTATTTGCCAATGAAAAAG CGAAAAATTAGAGATTTTGTGAGCAGTTCAGCATTGGATCTCAATGTGAATCTTCAAGGGGGCATCAACAAGGTTGGAGCAACAGATATTCCTGAATCTGATGCTGTGGATACAAGTTTTTCAGGTGACAAGGTTGAAGCACATGGAATTGGTGAATCTGATCTCGTTCTTGATCTTAATACTTCACTGTGGCCTGAAAGGGCAACCCCGGAAGTTGGCCCCTGTCTGCCTGTTGAGAATGTGGAtgatcaaccaagcaaagatgtgAACGTCAAGATGCCAACAGAAGAGAACAAAAATGATGACAAAGTTGAACCACATGAGGAAAATCTGAACAACAATGCCGAGAGAAGTAATACCGACAGACCTGAATCCCTTGCTTCTCCAACAAGTGATGAGGAACATCTGAGCCTGCTTTATTGGCAAGCTGTGGAAGTTTTATCCTCTAAATTTGGACTTTGA